The genomic interval AGAGCTTCGCCAAGATTTCGTCGCCAATCGAGCATATGTTTCCTGCTCCGGCAATCAGGACCACGTCGCCTTTGCGCAGCCTGTCGGTGAGCACACCGGGGATGTCGGCCATGTCGGGGACATAGCTCCAGCCCGCAAGCCTCCAGCCTCCAGCCGGGACTCCGGACTCCGAAGCTTGTGGCTTGTGGTCTGATGCCGCTTCTACTGCCCTAAGAATCAGGGTCGCGTCCACTCCCGGGATCTCGGGCTCGGACGCCGCGTATATCTTCGTCAGGATGAGTTCGTCAGCCGCGGCAAAGCACGTTCCGAACTCTTCGGCCAGCGCCCTGGTCCTCGTGTACCGGTGGGGCTGGAACACAATCAGGATGCGCCGGTCGGGAAATGCGTGGCGCAGTGCTTCGAGGGTAACCCTGACCTCGGTTGGATGGTGTCCGTAGTCGTCGTACACCATGATCCCGTTCTTCTCCCCAAGCTTCTCAAGGCGGCGATGAACTCCGGAGAAGACGGCCAACGCCTGCGCCATTGCGTCAAAACCAATGCCGAGTTCGGTGCCGGTCGCGAGCGCCGCGAGGGCGTTCGCGACGTTGTGCGCACCGGGCACCGGCAGGTTGAATCGGCCAACCTCTTTGCCAGCATAGAGCAGCGTGAAAGCGCTTGAGAATCCGTACAACTGGACATCCTTCACGCGAAAGTCCCATCCCCCGTCGCCCGGCCCGCGCCCCTCGATTCCGTACGTCACGACTCTCCGCTTGGCCCGGTTCCTTATCGACCGGACCGCGGGCGAATCCATGCAGAGCACGACCGCGCCGTAAAACGGAACCCGGTTCACGAACCTAGTGAACTCCCGCTTCATGTCGGCCAGGTCATGGTAGACGTCCAGATGTTCGCGCTCGATGTTGGTCACGACTGCGATGGTCGGGTAGAGGGCAAGGAACGAACGGTCGCTCTCGTCCGCCTCGGCGACGAGGTACTCGGACTGCCCGAGCCTTGCCCCGGCATCGGCCCCCATGACGCGGCCGCCGATGACGCTCGTCGGGTCGAGCCCGCCACGCTCCATCAGGTGCGCGACCATCGAAGTGACAGTCGTCTTACCGTGACTGCCGGATACGGCCACCGAGAACTTCATGCGCATCAGCTCGGCCAGCATCTCCGCCCGGCGGATGACCGGGATCTCCCTGGCGCGCGCGGCCTCCAGCTCCGGATTGTCGGACCGGACGGCCGAAGAGTAGACCACGACCTGGGCGTCGGCGCAGTTCGCGGCGTCGTGACCTGTTGCAACCCGGATCCCGGCTTCGGCGAGCCGGTGCGTCGTGTCACTCTCTTTCACATCGGAGCCCGTCACCTCGAAGCCCATGTTCCGGAGAACGAGCGCGATGCCGGACATCCCGATACCGCCGATGCCAACGAAGTGGACTCGCTTCAGGCGGCCGAACATCACCGTTCCTCGTTCATCGTTGTTCGTTCATCGTTCACCGCGTCTGTGCGTCCCCGGGTCTCGGCGCTTCTCTTTCCTGGGGCCGGGGATCGGGGGCCCTAGTCCCCAGTCCCTCGTCCCCAGTCCCTAGTCCCAGCTCCTCTGCTACTTTGCGGGCTATCGCCGATGCCGCGTCGGGCCTGGCGACGGAACGCGCTGCCGCCTCCATCCGGCGGCGACGGGGCTCGTCTTCCATCAGGGCAAGGACCAAGCCGGTAAGCCCGGACAGGCGGCTCTGGTCCAGCACTGAGGCCGCCCCGACCGACGCCAGGTACTCAGCGTTCGCGTCCTGGTGACGGTCGGTGGCATGGGGGAATGGAATGAGTATGGCGGGTATGCCGAAGGCAACCAGCTCGGAAAGGACCACGCCGCCTGCCCGGGAAACCGCAATGGTCGCCCTCCGGTAGAGTTCCTCCGGATGGTTGGTGAACTCCACTATCTCGCAGTTCTTCGAATGGACGCGGGACCGGACGAAGTCGTAGTCGCGCCGGCCCGCAAGGATCATGAAATTCAGGTTGGTCAACGCCGCTGCCGCATCAATGGCGGCGGCATTGAGCGCCTGAGCCCCGAGGCTACCGCCGATGAAAAGCACGGTCCGGCCATCATCGCTCCGGATCCCCTGGTGGAAATCCCTCCGCAACGGATTCCCGGTCACGCTGCTGGCTCCCGGAAACGACTTCGCGCTGGGAAAGGCGAGGAAAGACTCGCGCGCCTTCGACGCGAAGAAGCTCGTCACCCGGCCGGGGATGCAGTTCTGTTCGAGGAGGAAGTAGGGCGTGCCGGCGAACTCGGTCGCCGCGAGCAGGGCGGCGGTCGCGAATCCACCCGTGGCCACGACTCCGGACGGCCCGACCCGGCGCAGCAGACGGATGGCCTGCATCAGTCCCTGACCGAGCCGCCAGACGGCCTGGGCCTTCCGGCCGACGCCCTTGCCGTAGAACCCGCCCGCGGCCAGTGGCTCGAAAGCGAAGCCGTGCTCATCCGCGACCCGGTTCTCAAGCTCTAATTCTCGCCCGGCCCACAGAACTTCGATTCCCAGGTCCCTCATCTCGATGGCAAGGGCAAGCGCCGGAAACACGTGGCCGCCTGTGCCGCCCGCGCCAAGTATGACCTTCAAGGAGATGCTCTACGCAACAGGCTGGACGCAGCACGCCGCGATGGAGCGTGGCGCACACTGTAATGCGCGTGGGACGTCGCTCCGGGGAGCTTCGCGCCGAATCCGCCAAACACCAGGACCTTGTGTCGGGCCGGGCTCGACTGCCGTCCGAAGCCGGCCGCCCGATAGCGCGACGCCGCAGGCATGTTCATGACTGTCCTCGACCGCTTGTACCGCGATATGTTCAGGAGCACGCCCGCCGCAAACAGGTTCGACAGCAGGGCCGAACCGCCGGACGATATGAAAGGCAACGGTTGGCCGGTCGTCGGAATAACTCCCAGGGTCACGGCAACGTGCACGATGGCGTAGAGGAATATTGCGAAAGTGATTCCCGAAGCGAGAAACTGGCCGAAGGGCGCGGAACTCTCGTTGCTGACCCTCATGCCGTACAGGAACAGGATCAGATAGAGCAGACAGACGGCCGCACTGCCGATGAACCCGAACTCCTCCCCTATTTCGGCAAAGATGAAGTCGTTGTACATCTTGGGCAGGAACTGGTACTTCTGTCGACCCTCGCCCAGGCCACGGCCGAAGGGACCTCCGGAACCGATGGCGATCAGCGATTGCTCCTGCTGGTGGTGTTTGCCGCTTGTGAACCGTTCCCAGCGATCGTGCGCGTAGGATATGAAGCTTATCGCACCGACAAAGAGCACTACCGCGGCCACGACGGTCAACAGCACGTGCCACCACCTCACACCGGCGATCACGAAGACCGCGAGGCTGACCACGGCGATGATGAAACTCGTTCCCACTGCCGGCTGGAGCAGAGTCAGCCCGACGACGCCGAACACCGCGGCACCGGGCACCAGCAACCCCCAGACCAGGCGTTTTTCGAGTCCCTTTCCCTTGGCCCAGTCGAAGTATCCGGCCAGCCACACCAGCAGTCCGTACTTGGCGAACTCGGCCGGCTGGAACGAGAACTTGTCGCCGCCGAGTGCGCGCTTGACGTCCTTGAACATGAGACCGGCCACGAGCGTGAGCATCAACATCGCCACCGACCCGAAGAGCAGCCACCACTTGACTCTCCGGTTCCAGGTCGTATAACGCAGCTTTGCACCAAGGAACAGGACCAGCAACCCCGCCGCTGCCCTCAGCACTTGAGAACTGAGAAAAGCAACTCCCTTGTGGCAGGTCGTCGCGTAGACGAGCGTCACGCCGATCAGGACCAGCGTGACGACCACGAAGAGCAGCGTCGAGTTGATCGGCCCGGACGGCCGTTCCGGGCTCCCCGATTCCAACCTGAAGTTAGTCAAGTTTGCTCACCTCCCTCCGGAACGCCTCACCCCTTGCCGCGAAGTCCTGGAACAGGTCGAAGCTGGCGAAACCCGGTGCGAACAGCACCTTGTCACCGGCCCGCGCCTTGGCCCGGGCGGCGACCACGGCTGACCCGAGATCAGGAAGCACGTCGTAACGCCGAAACCCGATGGCCTCCAGCTCGCGCGCGAGACGCGCGCTGCTCTCGCCGACCAGCAGGACCCAGCTCGCGTACTTCCTCATGGCCTTGACGTAGTCGTCCGTCGGCAGCGCTTTCTCTCTGCCGCCGGCAATGAGAATGACTCGACGGGGGACCGGGGACAGGGGACCGGCTCTCCGTCGTCCGTCCTCCGTCCGCCGTCCTCCGCCGAGGGCCACCGCCTCCAGCGAGCGGACGCCCGCGGCGGGGTTGGTCGTCATCGAGCTGTTGATATAGTCAACGCCCTTGAGTCGGCGGACATGCTCCAGCCGGTGCGGCAGACCGGCAAATGTCCTGAGCGCGCGCCGGATCGGAGGCAGGCGCACTCCGAGCAGCCGTACCGCGGCGATGGCGGCAAGGCAATTCTGGATGTTGTGCAGCCCCGGAAGCCTGACCTGCTGAATCGGCAGCACATCCCGGCCCCCGGTCCAGAGGCACCCGTCCGCCACGTAGGCGTCGGCGCTGCGCCGCCGCAGGGAGAAGAAACGCTTCTGCCCCTCCCCGCGGTTCCGCGCCGCGTAGACCAGCGGGTCATCGTGGTTGAGGACGGCGTAGTCACACCGGGTTTGCCGGTCGAGGATTCTGAACTTGCAGTCGGCGTAGCGACGGATTGTCCCGTGACGATTGAGGTGGTCGGCGCTTATGTTCAGGACCACCGCGACCTTCGGCTCCAGCCAGCGCGCTCTTTCGAGCTGGAAACTGGATGCTTCGACCACGTAGTAGTCTTTGGAGCCGGCCAGCAGCGCCGCAGACAGCGGCTGCCCCGGAGCCAGATTGCCACCGCAGAACACGCGCTTGCCTGCATTCTCAAGCATCAGTGCGATCAGGGCAGTCGTGGTCGACTTGCCGTTCGTCCCGGTGATGGCGACAATCGGCCCACCGACAAATCTGCTCGCGAGGTCGAGTTCGTCGACAATCGGAATCGCCCGCTCGCGCAGAACGCGAACCAGGTCATTCGCGTCGCTGATGCCGGGACTCACCACCGCCCAGTCGACGCGCGCCGCTTCCGGCCGCCGGGTCGTCGTCATGCCCGCCTTACGAAGACGCGACACCGGTTCTGAATCCAGTGCGGCCGGGTTCTCGTCGCTCCCGATGACCTTCGCCCCGACCTTGAGCAGGAATCGGGCAACCGACGTACCGGAGCGACCCAAGCCGACGACCAGAACCTTAGTACCACTCAAAGGGATCGAGGGATCAAGGGATCGAGGGATCAAGGGATCGAGTGCCGGGCACTTTGTCCCTCTATCACTTTGTCCCTTCATCCCTGCTCTGAACCTCGACCTCGACCTCTGCCTCATCTTATCTTCAGC from bacterium carries:
- the murD gene encoding UDP-N-acetylmuramoyl-L-alanine--D-glutamate ligase, with protein sequence MSGTKVLVVGLGRSGTSVARFLLKVGAKVIGSDENPAALDSEPVSRLRKAGMTTTRRPEAARVDWAVVSPGISDANDLVRVLRERAIPIVDELDLASRFVGGPIVAITGTNGKSTTTALIALMLENAGKRVFCGGNLAPGQPLSAALLAGSKDYYVVEASSFQLERARWLEPKVAVVLNISADHLNRHGTIRRYADCKFRILDRQTRCDYAVLNHDDPLVYAARNRGEGQKRFFSLRRRSADAYVADGCLWTGGRDVLPIQQVRLPGLHNIQNCLAAIAAVRLLGVRLPPIRRALRTFAGLPHRLEHVRRLKGVDYINSSMTTNPAAGVRSLEAVALGGGRRTEDGRRRAGPLSPVPRRVILIAGGREKALPTDDYVKAMRKYASWVLLVGESSARLARELEAIGFRRYDVLPDLGSAVVAARAKARAGDKVLFAPGFASFDLFQDFAARGEAFRREVSKLD
- the murC gene encoding UDP-N-acetylmuramate--L-alanine ligase; this encodes MFGRLKRVHFVGIGGIGMSGIALVLRNMGFEVTGSDVKESDTTHRLAEAGIRVATGHDAANCADAQVVVYSSAVRSDNPELEAARAREIPVIRRAEMLAELMRMKFSVAVSGSHGKTTVTSMVAHLMERGGLDPTSVIGGRVMGADAGARLGQSEYLVAEADESDRSFLALYPTIAVVTNIEREHLDVYHDLADMKREFTRFVNRVPFYGAVVLCMDSPAVRSIRNRAKRRVVTYGIEGRGPGDGGWDFRVKDVQLYGFSSAFTLLYAGKEVGRFNLPVPGAHNVANALAALATGTELGIGFDAMAQALAVFSGVHRRLEKLGEKNGIMVYDDYGHHPTEVRVTLEALRHAFPDRRILIVFQPHRYTRTRALAEEFGTCFAAADELILTKIYAASEPEIPGVDATLILRAVEAASDHKPQASESGVPAGGWRLAGWSYVPDMADIPGVLTDRLRKGDVVLIAGAGNICSIGDEILAKL
- a CDS encoding glycosyltransferase, which codes for MKVILGAGGTGGHVFPALALAIEMRDLGIEVLWAGRELELENRVADEHGFAFEPLAAGGFYGKGVGRKAQAVWRLGQGLMQAIRLLRRVGPSGVVATGGFATAALLAATEFAGTPYFLLEQNCIPGRVTSFFASKARESFLAFPSAKSFPGASSVTGNPLRRDFHQGIRSDDGRTVLFIGGSLGAQALNAAAIDAAAALTNLNFMILAGRRDYDFVRSRVHSKNCEIVEFTNHPEELYRRATIAVSRAGGVVLSELVAFGIPAILIPFPHATDRHQDANAEYLASVGAASVLDQSRLSGLTGLVLALMEDEPRRRRMEAAARSVARPDAASAIARKVAEELGLGTGDEGLGTRAPDPRPQEREAPRPGDAQTR
- a CDS encoding FtsW/RodA/SpoVE family cell cycle protein, coding for MTNFRLESGSPERPSGPINSTLLFVVVTLVLIGVTLVYATTCHKGVAFLSSQVLRAAAGLLVLFLGAKLRYTTWNRRVKWWLLFGSVAMLMLTLVAGLMFKDVKRALGGDKFSFQPAEFAKYGLLVWLAGYFDWAKGKGLEKRLVWGLLVPGAAVFGVVGLTLLQPAVGTSFIIAVVSLAVFVIAGVRWWHVLLTVVAAVVLFVGAISFISYAHDRWERFTSGKHHQQEQSLIAIGSGGPFGRGLGEGRQKYQFLPKMYNDFIFAEIGEEFGFIGSAAVCLLYLILFLYGMRVSNESSAPFGQFLASGITFAIFLYAIVHVAVTLGVIPTTGQPLPFISSGGSALLSNLFAAGVLLNISRYKRSRTVMNMPAASRYRAAGFGRQSSPARHKVLVFGGFGAKLPGATSHAHYSVRHAPSRRAASSLLRRASP